In one window of Saccharomyces paradoxus chromosome VII, complete sequence DNA:
- the VHT1 gene encoding Vht1p (High-affinity plasma membrane H+-biotin (vitamin H) symporter~similar to YGR065C) encodes MTASNKSWRSYFPHLRKLPEDDQCLYSDDTNSSIIAEEELHHSVDKSSKTDVTAETTAVESHPHNLRHDLPYEVRDEAGRKWWKYFDEFEYRVNKEYKKSRKWYEFLYPNHTTQTKAERRLLYKLDVIIALYFFMLCWSKSVDLNNYTNAYVSNMKEDLNMKGNDYVYTSTIANVGAIVFQLPFMYLLPRFPSHIILPVMDLGWTWFTFACYRANSLAELRAYRFILSAFGAAYYPVSQYILGCWYAPDEINSRVCLFFCGQQLGSVTSGLLQSRIFKSLNGVHGLAGWRWMFLIDAIAISLPTAIIGFFVIPGVPSKCYSLFLTEEEIRIARARNKRNQIKDGVDKSKLVPLWSSKLWKKVFCTPAFWVLVVFDTCSWNNMTAYSGSYTLWLKSNTKYSIAQVNNLSVIPACLGFAYVIFCAFGADLFRCKWIFMVFAAIMNTVSCALLIKWDIPSKAKWYAFFTTYFSVAASPCLWSFINDFLRFDPQVKAVTWIAIYSFSQSTYAWIPTLAWPTVESPRFKTGYTVSLIFGAVYGLWTFVVLFFYKRNEKKHALGNGIILYDSNKGEELPEFVRKDMEEKDGYYYLKRS; translated from the coding sequence ATGACAGCTTCGAACAAATCGTGGAGGAGCTACTTCCCTCATTTAAGAAAACTACCCGAAGATGATCAGTGTTTATACTCAGATGATACCAACTCCAGTATCAttgctgaagaagaactaCACCACAGCGTAGATAAGTCTTCAAAGACCGACGTTACTGCAGAAACTACTGCTGTAGAATCCCATCCTCATAACTTAAGACATGATCTGCCATATGAAGTGAGAGATGAAGCCGGACGTAAATGGTGGAAATACTTCGACGAATTCGAATATCGTGTTAATAAGGAGTACAAAAAATCACGTAAGTGGTATGAGTTTTTGTACCCTAATCATACCACTCAAACCAAGGCAGAAAGAAGACTTCTTTACAAACTAGACGTTATCATTGCTTTGTACTTTTTTATGCTATGTTGGTCCAAGTCAGTGGATTTGAATAACTACACCAACGCATATGTTTCCAATATGAAGGAGGATTTAAACATGAAAGGTAACGATTACGTTTACACTTCCACTATTGCTAATGTCGGTGCCATTGTCTTCCAATTACCATTTATGTACCTGTTGCCAAGATTCCCCTCTCATATTATTTTGCCTGTAATGGACTTGGGCTGGACTTGGTTTACATTTGCATGTTACAGGGCAAACTCTCTAGCTGAATTAAGAGCCTACAGATTTATATTGAGTGCATTTGGCGCCGCTTACTACCCAGTGTCCCAATATATACTGGGTTGTTGGTATGCTCCAGATGAAATTAATTCAAGAGtctgtttatttttttgtggGCAGCAGTTGGGATCTGTGACTTCTGGACTTTTACAAAGTCgaatattcaaaagtttGAACGGCGTCCATGGTCTAGCAGGCTGGAGATGGATGTTTTTGATTGATGCCATCGCGATTTCCCTTCCCACAGCTAttattggattttttgttattcCCGGTGTGCCATCAAAATGTTACTCTTTATTCTTGaccgaagaagaaatacgAATTGCAAGAGCTAGAAATAAGAGGAACCAAATCAAAGATGGTGTCGATAAAAGTAAGCTAGTCCCACTATGGAGCAGTAagctttggaagaaagtgTTTTGCACACCAGCATTTTGGGTACTTGTTGTTTTCGATACGTGTTCGTGGAATAATATGACCGCCTATAGTGGTTCATATACTTTGTGGTTAAAGTCTAATACCAAGTACTCTATCGCTCAAGTGAACAATCTGAGTGTTATACCCGCATGTTTGGGATTTGCATATGTGATTTTTTGCGCCTTTGGCGCAGATTTATTCAGGTGCAAGTGGATATTCATGGTTTTTGCTGCCATAATGAATACTGTTTCTTGTGCCTTACTCATAAAATGGGATATCCCTTCGAAGGCTAAATGGTACGCTTTTTTCACCACATATTTCAGTGTGGCTGCGTCGCCGTGTCTGTGGTCATTTATTAATGATTTCTTAAGATTTGATCCTCAGGTGAAGGCTGTTACATGGATTGCTATTTATTCGTTCTCTCAATCCACTTACGCTTGGATTCCTACGTTGGCGTGGCCTACCGTGGAGTCACCACGTTTCAAGACTGGTTACACTGTGAGTTTAATTTTTGGTGCTGTTTACGGTTTATGGACGTTTGTTgtgttgtttttttacaaGAGAAACGAGAAGAAGCATGCTCTAGGTAATGGCATCATCTTGTATGATAGTAATAAGGGCGAAGAGCTTCCAGAATTTGTAAGAAAAgatatggaagaaaaagatggTTACTACTATTTGAAACGGTCTTAA
- the GID10 gene encoding Gid10p (similar to YGR066C), translated as MTSLNIMGRKFILEKVKRYDDVEDIFASAYASPSSSTDIPLPYSKVKEEDCDIYEEGVNLVSKNAKYTYKSLGRHLDFLRPGLRFGGSQSSKYTYYTVEVKIDTVNLPLYKTSHSLDPHVTGTFTIRNLTPVLDKVVTLFEGYVINYNQFPLCSLHWPAEETLDPYMAQRESDCSHWKRFGHFGSDNWSLAERNFGQYNHESAEFMNQRFIYLKWKERFLLDNEDQENLMLNDIYHLEGASFEGFYYVCLDQLTGSVEGYYYHPACELFQKLELVPTNCDDLNTYSSGFEIA; from the coding sequence ATGACATCGCTGAATATCAtgggaagaaaatttattttaGAAAAAGTCAAACGATATGACGATGTTGAAGACATATTTGCTTCAGCCTATGCTTCCCCGTCCTCCTCAACCGATATTCCCTTACCTTACTCTAaagtaaaagaagaagactgTGATATTTACGAGGAAGGAGTAAATTTAGTGAGTAAGAATGCTAAATATACCTACAAGTCCCTTGGTAGGCATTTGGATTTTCTGAGACCAGGGTTGAGATTTGGTGGCTCACAATCGTCAAAGTACACATATTATACGGTAGAAGTGAAGATTGATACCGTAAACTTGCCCCTTTATAAAACTTCGCATTCTTTGGACCCTCATGTCACAGGTACATTCACTATTCGAAATTTGACACCAGTTTTGGATAAAGTTGTCACTCTTTTTGAAGGTTATGTCATCAATTATAACCAATTTCCATTATGTTCGCTGCATTGGCCCGCTGAGGAGACCCTTGACCCGTATATGGCACAAAGGGAAAGTGATTGCTCTCATTGGAAGAGGTTTGGCCACTTCGGTTCTGATAACTGGTCCTTAgcagaaagaaatttcgGTCAGTATAATCATGAAAGTGCAGAATTTATGAATCAACGGTTCATTTATCTTAAATGGAAGGAGAGGTTCCTACTCGATAATGAGGATCAAGAAAATCTGATGTTGAACGATATCTACCATCTGGAAGGCGCATCATTTGAAGGATTTTACTACGTGTGTTTAGACCAATTAACAGGCTCAGTGGAAGGCTACTACTATCACCCCGCTTGTGAACTATTTCAAAAACTCGAACTAGTTCCAACTAATTGCGACGATTTAAATACCTACTCAAGTGGATTTGAGATTGCTTAA
- a CDS encoding uncharacterized protein (similar to YGR067C), translating to MAVGQKKYICSFCLKPFSRSEHKIRHERSHAGVKPFQCQVCEHSFVRRDLLQRHIRTVHRTFLLSSCASMTDDQTDVPVSLGVGDVDSTSSRDIKMETLVNSMIKVNSGLINIHYHSNNIESMDKQQRTVVGKGSTISKKRKSRFKEIKSQLESSISVKILQQYPLDFISSRDILTFFRMGVSHLVENKIFQNFFPDLFSSLQNDELVEDFWINRPFGLIIACLGMSISLNQDSQKLWFICCANLYTSSSKYNDSDNDAHSDDVESEKEQHGIFALILFYSLLVMLENNIPVSNSIKKFDVFSMLQDILKPFTAASSIYHYLNSKENAWFVFDLWVNILRDSNNFNDDSLLIFNWFVNQEFFLSSSLKDFICKGLPMSTTDLTLKQINILADSAYVYFIIKKTYPHELPSDFRVHDLLIYLNECFVMQQPIKPGINTNSSLFATVLNARITDCKSKSHWLLWETIWFEFINNLTLRSGTMRNIWFIDNFPQVSTSCLLHHSSSFVDETLITTNLSIISMLFNLKSFNLASLNSRNIQLITDIVSFQLKLFSSELIASSDVSPSQVSQLLVNPNIDLMLYFWFDTIYIQRQNYLSSTEKDEFERVEVFVNDYIITRQKNLVTDLHSILFDFWSDSFIAYHILLHAIVSSLRDNILYPYLIYSPHLNDQTKALLTDISNWSCFALQQPFRKTSRGSLSAATDMKSLSVASCLPLSPNFPKRDSNYNKILLPPLDIKAIEPISTNNYTYVNSAPKQQEKEQPTIRGSGSNINLVPTQVNMEPQEFSASTENKQSKSIEILGQIK from the coding sequence ATGGCTGTGGgtcagaaaaaatatatatgttcATTTTGTTTGAAGCCTTTCTCGAGATCCGAGCACAAGATAAGGCACGAAAGGTCTCATGCAGGCGTGAAGCCTTTCCAATGCCAAGTCTGTGAACATTCTTTTGTTAGGCGCGATCTCTTACAGCGACACATTAGGACTGTCCATAGAACCTTTCTCTTATCCAGTTGCGCATCAATGACAGACGATCAGACCGACGTCCCAGTCTCGCTCGGCGTTGGTGATGTTGATTCGACTTCATCAAGAGATATTAAAATGGAAACGCTGGTTAATTCGATGATCAAGGTCAACAGCGGCCTTATTAATATTCATTACcatagtaataatattgaAAGCATGGATAAACAACAACGTACTGTCGTTGGGAAAGGATCCActatttcaaagaaaaggaagagcCGCTTTAAAGAGATCAAAAGCCAGTTGGAATCTTCTATCAGtgtaaaaattttgcaacAGTATCCATTAGATTTTATTAGTTCAAGAGATATTCTAACTTTCTTCAGAATGGGTGTAAGCCACTTGGTAGAAAATAAGATCTTCCAAAACTTTTTTCCGGACTTGTTCTCATCACTACAAAATGACGAGCTGGTAGAGGATTTTTGGATTAACAGGCCTTTTGGCCTCATAATAGCTTGTCTGGGTATGTCCATTTCGTTGAATCAGGATTCTCAAAAGCTGTGGTTTATCTGTTGTGCTAATTTGTACACTAGCTCGTCTAAATACAACGATAGCGACAATGACGCCCACAGCGACGACGTTGAATCAGAGAAGGAGCAACATGGTATTTTTGCCTTGATTCTATTTTATTCTCTTCTAGTAATGTTGGAGAATAACATTCCTGTTTCTAATTCCATTAAAAAGTTCGATGTATTTTCAATGCTGCAAGATATTCTGAAACCATTTACTGCGGCGTCCTCCATTTACCATTATTTGAATAGTAAGGAAAATGCATGGTTCGTATTCGATTTATGGGTCAATATTTTGCGTGATTCAAACAACTTCAACGATGATTCTTTGCTAATATTCAATTGGTTTGTTAACCAAGAATTCTTTTTGTCGAGTTCACTAAAAGACTTCATATGCAAGGGGCTACCAATGTCGACGACTGATTTAACTCTAAAGCAGATCAACATTTTGGCTGATTCCGCATACGTTTATtttataataaagaaaacctATCCGCATGAGCTGCCCTCTGACTTTAGAGTGCATGATTTGCTGATTTACTTGAATGAATGTTTCGTAATGCAGCAACCGATCAAACCTGGAATCAATACAAACTCCTCCTTATTTGCGACCGTTCTGAATGCAAGGATTACGGATTGCAAATCCAAAAGTCACTGGTTATTGTGGGAAACGATCTGGTTTGAATTCATTAACAACTTGACTTTGAGAAGTGGAACCATGAGAAACATATGGTTTATTGACAACTTCCCGCAGGTATCTACCTCGTGTTTACTTCATCATTCTTCCTCGTTTGTTGACGAAACTTTAATCACCACCAACTTATCAATTATATCAATGCTTTTTAATTTGAAGTCTTTCAACCTGGCGTCTTtaaattcaagaaatattcaattgaTCACCGACATTGTCAGCTTCCAACTAAAGTTGTTTTCATCCGAATTGATTGCAAGCTCAGATGTTTCACCATCACAAGTATCTCAGCTACTAGTAAACCCCAATATCGACTTAATGTTGTATTTCTGGTTCGACACCATTTATATACAACGTCAAAACTACCTTTCATCCACGGAGaaagatgaatttgaaaggGTTGAAGTATTTGTCAATGATTACATTATTACACGTCAAAAGAATTTAGTGACTGACTTACACTCCATCTTGTTCGATTTTTGGTCAGATTCCTTCATTGCTTATCATATACTACTGCATGCTATTGTATCTTCATTAAGAGATAATATTCTTTACCCCTATTTGATTTACTCTCCTCACTTGAATGACCAGACAAAAGCGTTGTTGACTGATATCTCCAATTGGTCATGTTTTGCTCTACAACAGCCATTCCGCAAAACTTCAAGAGGTTCTTTATCTGCTGCTACTGATATGAAATCGTTGTCAGTGGCGTCATGTTTGCCGCTCTCTCCTAATTTCCCAAAGAGAGATTCAAATTATAACAAGATTCTCCTACCCCCCTTGGACATCAAAGCCATTGAACCTATCTCAACAAATAATTACACCTACGTGAACTCGGCCCCTAAGCAACAAGAGAAGGAGCAGCCAACAATAAGAGGCTCGGGAAGCAATATTAATTTAGTCCCAACCCAGGTAAACATGGAACCACAGGAATTCTCAGCTTcaacagaaaataaacaaagtAAAAGCATCGAAATTCTTGGccaaataaaataa
- the ART5 gene encoding Art5p (Protein proposed to regulate endocytosis of plasma membrane proteins~similar to YGR068C) produces the protein MFSLSSLSSSGGHSEQKEREKISYFDIRINSPYKDIILIQGSPLELSSIPLSGNLVISVKNEIVVKKISLRLVGRFKLEFLQVGRYKKNSSSLASLVKEKRKIFECYWDNLLVSSKGDVLVGGDNTENQHNSSSGGSTGSQDMDTNGNAMFLSKRSLSSPVFNKIIRRKTHSSHRKILELPENGVTGTPFEGLRENGRSRSSSNNAPNNNSNNYSNKDGSGSSYLFLMKRGNYELPFNTMLPPEVSETIEGLQSGSILYSFEAMIDGRQLWDNDLSIHTSSHGTNGSPNTGGNGVRTKNKIIVKKFKYLRILRTLSMDNLAMQEEISVGNTWRDKLQYETSVPSRAVPIGSTTPVKIKIFPFEKNIRLDRVEMALIQYYAMKDSSGQIYDDEIAVTKITHLADFGPLTDKLDVNCPFKIPDNLKQITQDCCVHDNLIRVMHKLQVRILLQRQVDGEYKNLEIKAQLPMLLFISPHLPMKGRLVLFDKHDGKIHFRPGELVPLFSTTYPAQGLTPGLELNSTATAQLALPQPPPNYHESTNDHLMPALQPLGADSAALTVPSYEQAQASASSCATGSVPAYCDDD, from the coding sequence ATGTTTTCACTTAGTTCACTATCTAGCAGTGGTGGACATTCAGAGCAGAAggaaagagagaaaataaGCTATTTTGATATAAGAATAAACTCCCCGTATAAGGACATAATTTTGATCCAAGGATCACCGTTGGAGCTTTCATCTATACCGTTATCAGGCAACCTAGTGATTTCAGTGAAAAATGAGATTGTGGTTAAGAAAATATCGCTGAGATTAGTGGGGAGATTTAAGTTGGAATTTTTGCAAGTTGGTCGATATAAGAAGAATAGCAGTAGTTTGGCAAGTTTAGTAAAGGAAAAACGTAAGATTTTCGAATGCTATTGGGACAACTTATTGGTTTCCTCAAAGGGAGATGTTTTGGTCGGTGGTGATAACACGGAAAATCAACACAATAGTAGCAGCGGTGGCAGCACTGGTAGTCAAGATATGGACACCAACGGTAATGCAATGTTTCTAAGCAAGAGGTCGTTATCGAGTCCtgttttcaacaaaataatTCGAAGAAAGACGCATTCTTCCCACAGAAAAATACTGGAATTACCAGAAAATGGCGTTACAGGAACCCCTTTCGAAGGGTTGAGGGAAAATGGTCGCAGTAGAAGTAGTAGTAATAATGCTCCTAATAATAACAGCAACAATTATAGCAACAAAGACGGATCTGGAAGttcttatttatttctAATGAAAAGGGGCAACTATGAACTACCATTCAATACAATGCTACCTCCAGAAGTGTCCGAAACAATCGAGGGGCTACAAAGTGGCAGTATACTGTATTCCTTCGAAGCCATGATAGATGGACGTCAGCTGTGGGATAACGACCTAAGCATTCATACTTCCTCTCACGGCACAAACGGTAGCCCAAATACGGGCGGAAATGGCGTGAGGACGAAGAATAAAATTATCgtcaagaaattcaaatatCTGAGAATCCTTCGTACGTTGTCAATGGACAATCTCGCCatgcaagaagaaattagtGTGGGCAATACTTGGCGCGACAAATTGCAATACGAAACGTCCGTCCCAAGTAGGGCTGTTCCTATTGGTAGCACAACCCCCGTGAAGATCAAGATTTTCCCctttgaaaagaacattCGTTTGGATAGGGTAGAAATGGCGCTAATCCAATATTACGCAATGAAAGACAGCAGCGGACAAATCtacgatgatgaaatagCCGTCACAAAAATTACGCATCTAGCGGACTTCGGCCCGCTGACGGACAAACTTGACGTCAATTGTCCCTTCAAAATCCCAGACAACCTCAAACAAATTACTCAAGATTGCTGTGTGCACGACAACCTGATCCGTGTCATGCACAAATTGCAGGTGCGTATCCTTTTGCAACGGCAAGTGGATGGCGAATACAAGAACCTGGAGATTAAAGCGCAATTGCCCatgttattattcattTCGCCGCATCTGCCTATGAAAGGCCGTCTTGTGCTGTTTGACAAACACGATGGTAAGATCCACTTCCGCCCTGGCGAGTTAGTACCCCTTTTTTCAACTACTTACCCCGCGCAGGGTCTGACTCCGGGCCTTGAACTGAACTCCACAGCAACAGCGCAACTCGCGCTGCCGCAGCCGCCGCCAAACTATCACGAGAGCACTAACGATCACCTCATGCCGGCGCTACAGCCGCTCGGCGCCGATTCGGCGGCGCTGACAGTGCCGTCGTACGAGCAGGCGCAGGCGTCCGCATCGTCCTGCGCGACAGGGTCCGTACCCGCTTACTGCGACGATGACTGA
- the ROM1 gene encoding Rho family guanine nucleotide exchange factor ROM1 (GDP/GTP exchange protein (GEP) for Rho1p~similar to YGR070W) — protein sequence MNSNELVLRNKYFYEIFGKKRKSDTSTPTQLSPTVKAQTTINDFSIDDDEDEGRSEDENKVLMDDSRLGHDASAQYRVIPNCSSHQLKASPVLRVSTNLNSSVQSFAGDLISPTNKKTSISDPKRQDKINISTTTPSPSQKRPNVLLPYIRKHSSPSLLSFSKNSGNHTGDPNQSSTPPTPKSAGHTTESHNSFHGKHSSSSTSSLFALESLKNKNRRSSNSSNHSNQYRRHTNQHHRHHSRSKSSPVSLTEISMIKGTPLVYPALLSLIAIKFKQTIQLGTHKKMGLLYRDSFTGKQAIDTLCLIIGTLDRNLGLLIGKSLEAQKLFHDVLYDHCVRDSVLEVYELSSESIFMAHQSQSSTSIANTFSSSSSSLNSVGTKTEINGVFVPLSHCYSSTCSLEKLCYSISCPNRLQQQANLHLKLGGGLKRNISLALDRDDDERISWTNSVPKSVWESLPKQQIKRQEAIYELFTTEKKFVKSLEIIRDTFIKKLLETNIIPSDVRMNFVKHVFAHVNEIYSVNREFLKALAQRQSLSPICPGVADIFLQYLPFFDPFLSYIASRPYAKYLIETQRSVNPNFARFDDEVSNSSLRHGIDSFLSQGVSRPGRYSLLVREIRHFSDPVADKDDLQMLMKVQDLLKDLMKRIDRASGAAQDRYDVKVLKQKILFKNEYVNLSLNNEKRKIKHEGLLSRKDVNKIDASFSGDIQFYLLDNMLLFLKSKAVNKWHQHTVFQRPIPLPLLFICPAEDMPPIKRYVTENPNCSAGVLLPQYQTSNLKNSIVFSYYGTKQQYQVTLYAPQVAGLQTLIEKVKQEQKRFLDETKHITFRQMTGQFFHSYVNTNRINDVLVCFASQILLVATNMGLFVVNYAISISQKPVHLLHKISISQISVLEEYKIMILLIDKKLYGCPLDIINDAENADFLFRKKSKVLLKYVAMFRDGFCNGKKIIMIAHHFLHTVKLLIVSPLIFDFNSGNFKKNLKAGLVDFSVDSEPLSFSFLESKICIGCKKNIKILNIPELCDKDGFKMRELLNLHDDKVLASMYKETFKVVSIFPVKNLHFICFPELGFFLNKQGKREETKGIFHWEGEAEQFACSYPYIVAINSNFIEIRDIENGELVRCVLGNKIRMLKSYTKKILYSYEDAQGFEIIELLNF from the coding sequence ATGAATAGTAATGAACTGGTTCtaagaaataaatatttttatgaaatattcggtaaaaaaagaaaatcagATACTTCTACTCCTACCCAGCTGTCCCCCACCGTTAAAGCCCAGACAACGATAAATGACTTTTCTAtcgatgacgatgaagatgaaggtAGGagtgaagatgaaaataaggTTCTAATGGATGATAGTAGACTAGGACATGACGCCAGCGCACAGTATAGGGTAATACCGAACTGTTCATCTCACCAATTAAAGGCATCTCCGGTTCTACGTGTTTCAACAAATCTTAATTCAAGTGTACAATCCTTCGCAGGCGACCTAATTTCACCTaccaataaaaaaacttcaataAGTGATCCGAAGAGacaagataaaataaacatTTCTACCACAACTCCATCACCTTCTCAAAAAAGGCCGAATGTCTTACTTCCCTACATAAGAAAACATTCATCCccttcattattatcattttccaaaaatagtGGCAATCATACAGGAGATCCTAACCAATCATCCACACCTCCAACTCCCAAAAGTGCAGGTCACACAACGGAGTCACACAATTCATTCCACGGAAAACATAGTTCTTCTAGCAcctcttctttatttgCATTAGAGTCactgaaaaacaaaaatagacGCTCATCAAACTCTTCCAATCATTCTAATCAATATCGACGCCATACCAACCAacatcatcgtcatcattcAAGATCCAAATCAAGCCCTGTCTCTCTGACGGAAATATCTATGATCAAGGGCACCCCTTTGGTTTACCCTGCACTTTTATCGCTAATAGCAATTAAGTTTAAACAGACTATCCAATTGGGCACGCATAAAAAGATGGGATTACTTTATAGAGACTCTTTTACAGGAAAACAAGCAATCGACACTTTATGCTTAATTATAGGAACCTTAGATCGCAATTTGGGGTTGTTGATCGGAAAATCGTTAGAAGCTCAAAAACTGTTTCATGACGTGCTTTATGACCACTGCGTAAGAGATTCTGTATTGGAGGTTTACGAGTTATCTTCAGAATCAATTTTCATGGCTCATCAGTCACAAAGTTCTACTTCGATTGCCAAcacattttcttcatcatcctcttcaCTTAACTCAGTTGGTACTAAAACTGAAATAAATGGTGTTTTTGTCCCGCTGTCGCATTGTTATTCCTCTACAtgttctttggaaaaactTTGCTATTCTATCTCTTGTCCCAATCGTTTGCAACAACAGGCCAATCTACATTTAAAATTAGGTGGCGGCCTTAAGAGAAATATCTCATTGGCGCTTGATAGGGACGATGATGAACGAATTTCTTGGACGAATTCCGTACCAAAGAGCGTATGGGAATCGTTACCCAAACAACAAATCAAAAGGCAGGAAGCAATATATGAGTTGTTTACtacagaaaagaagtttGTTAAATCTTTGGAGATCATCCGAGACACTtttataaagaaattattagaaACGAATATTATTCCATCTGACGTAAGGATGAATTTTGTAAAGCACGTTTTTGCACATGTTAATGAAATTTACTCTGTCAATagagaatttttaaaagcCTTAGCACAAAGGCAATCATTAAGTCCAATTTGTCCTGGAGTTGCAGATATATTTTTGCAatatcttcctttttttgatcCTTTCCTGTCCTACATAGCATCAAGACCATACGCCAAATACCTAATTGAAACCCAAAGATCAGTTAATCCCAATTTTGCACGTTTTGACGATGAAGTGTCCAATTCTTCCCTGAGGCATGGAATCGATTCATTCCTATCTCAGGGTGTTTCAAGACCTGGTAGATATTCACTGTTAGTAAGAGAGATAAGACATTTCTCGGACCCAGTGGCAGACAAAGACGATCTACAAATGCTAATGAAAGTTCAAGACCTTTTAAAGgatttgatgaaaaggatTGATAGAGCAAGTGGTGCGGCACAAGATCGTTATGATGTTAAAGTGCTAAAGCAGAAAATTCTGTTCAAAAACGAATATGTTAATCTGAGTttgaataatgaaaaaaggaaaatcaaGCATGAGGGTTTACTTTCGAGAAAGGACGTAAATAAAATAGATGCATCTTTTTCGGGAGACATTCAATTTTACCTACTCGACAATATGCTATTGTTTTTAAAATCAAAGGCAGTAAACAAGTGGCATCAACACACTGTATTCCAAAGACCTATTCCATTACCCCTACTGTTTATTTGTCCGGCTGAGGATATGCCGCCCATAAAAAGATACGTGACGGAAAATCCGAATTGTTCAGCGGGCGTGCTTTTGCCGCAATATCAAACAAGCAATCTCAAAAATTCCATTGTATTCTCTTACTATGGCACGAAACAACAATACCAAGTTACTTTGTATGCCCCGCAGGTGGCCGGCTTACAAACATTAATTGAGAAGGTGAAACAAGAGCAAAAGAGATTTCTTGATGAAACTAAACATATTACTTTTAGGCAAATGACAggccaattttttcactcaTACGTAAATACTAATCGCATTAACGATGTCTTAGTATGCTTCGCGAGTCAAATCTTATTAGTTGCAACAAACATGGGGCTCTTTGTTGTTAATTATGCTATATCGATCAGTCAAAAACCAGTGCATCTTCTGcacaaaatttcaatttcacaGATATCTGTATTGgaagaatataaaattaTGATTCTTTTAATCGATAAAAAACTGTATGGTTGCCCTTTAGACATAATAAATGATGCAGAAAATGctgatttcctttttagaaaaaaatccaaagtGTTACTCAAATATGTTGCAATGTTCAGAGACGGTTTTTGTAAtggtaaaaaaatcattatgATTGCACATCATTTTTTGCACACAGTAAAACTATTAATTGTGAGTCCTTtgatatttgattttaatAGCGGGAATTTTAAGAAAAACCTAAAGGCAGGCTTGGTAGATTTTAGCGTCGATTCTGAACCTTTgtccttttcatttttagaGAGTAAAATTTGCATTGgctgtaaaaaaaacatcaaaatattaaatataCCGGAATTATGTGATAAAGACGGATTCAAAATGAGGGAACTGTTAAATCTACATGATGACAAAGTTTTAGCGAGCATGTATAAAGAAACTTTCAAAGTGGTTTCCATATTTCCGGTAAAGAATCTacattttatatgtttcCCAGAACTTGGCTTTTTCCTCAATAAGCAGGGAAAGAGGGaggaaacaaaaggaatttttcattggGAGGGTGAAGCAGAGCAGTTTGCATGTTCCTACCCTTACATTGTGGCGATTAATAGtaactttattgaaattagAGATATAGAAAATGGAGAACTTGTCCGTTGTGTACTTGGAAACAAGATACGTATGCTAAAATCCTATACCAAGAAGATTTTATATAGTTATGAGGACGCTCAAGGATTTGAGATCATTGAATTGCTAAATTTTTGA